A single Stutzerimonas stutzeri DNA region contains:
- a CDS encoding DUF4398 domain-containing protein: MKTNTAERTLSRFQLPKLTAVALGGLLLVGCAGNPPNEQFAVTESAVRSAVSAGGTEYAAVEMRAAQEKWKQAELAMQKENYDEARKLAEQAEWDARVAERKAQAAKAQKAVEDANRGIQELREESMRGVQ, translated from the coding sequence ATGAAAACGAACACCGCAGAACGTACGCTATCGCGATTCCAGTTACCCAAGCTGACAGCCGTTGCGCTGGGCGGCCTGTTGCTGGTCGGATGCGCCGGCAATCCACCGAACGAGCAATTCGCGGTCACCGAGTCTGCCGTCCGCAGTGCAGTAAGTGCAGGCGGCACCGAATACGCCGCGGTTGAAATGCGCGCCGCGCAGGAAAAGTGGAAGCAGGCCGAACTGGCCATGCAGAAGGAAAACTACGACGAAGCGCGCAAGCTGGCCGAACAGGCCGAGTGGGATGCGCGCGTCGCCGAGCGCAAGGCTCAGGCCGCCAAGGCGCAGAAGGCTGTGGAGGACGCCAACCGGGGTATTCAGGAACTGCGCGAAGAGAGCATGCGCGGCGTCCAGTGA
- a CDS encoding pilin assembly protein codes for MKISELVREWESTATGRMSATRYSIPLDVESAARLAALAEMYPKRSTEELLGELVGAALEGIETSLPYQQGTKVIATDEQGDPIYEDVGPTPRFLALSRKHLERLLAEQAEQP; via the coding sequence ATGAAGATTTCAGAACTGGTCCGCGAATGGGAAAGCACCGCCACCGGACGCATGAGCGCCACCCGCTACAGCATCCCGCTTGACGTCGAAAGCGCCGCCCGGCTCGCCGCCCTGGCGGAAATGTATCCCAAGCGCAGCACAGAGGAGTTGTTGGGTGAACTGGTCGGGGCTGCGCTCGAGGGCATCGAAACCAGTCTTCCCTACCAGCAAGGCACCAAGGTGATCGCAACGGACGAACAAGGCGACCCGATCTACGAGGACGTGGGTCCGACGCCACGGTTTCTCGCGCTTTCACGCAAGCATCTCGAGCGCCTCCTGGCTGAGCAGGCGGAACAACCCTGA
- the ppc gene encoding phosphoenolpyruvate carboxylase yields MAKIDARLRENVHLLGELLGNTIREQHGDAFLDKIERVRKGAKGARRGSVDGARLLQETLDGLADDELLPMTRAFNQFLNLANIAEQYHQVRRRRPGEPAPFETGVLGGLLERLKGEGFGQEFLARQVGRLDIELVLTAHPTEVSRRTLIQKYDAIAAQLAARDHTDLGTAELARIELRLQRLIAEAWHTEEIRRSRPTPVEEAKWGFAVIENSLWQALPNVLRQTDQVLHRSTGLHLPLDAAPIRFASWMGGDRDGNPNVTAKVTREVLLLARWVAADLFLHDVDGLITALSMQTASDELLRHTGESAEPYRALLKGLRERLQATRDWASAAVEQDRPAPPAVLQDNRDLREPLELCYHSLHACGMGMIADGALLDSLRRVAAFGLFLVRLDIRQDSARHVAALAEITDYLGLGRYEQWDEAQRLDFLQRELNNRRPLLPPHFQPSAETAEVLATCRVVAQAPGASLGSYVISMARGASDVLAVQLLLKEAGLQRPMRVVPLFETLDDLNNAGPTLERLLGLPGYRQRLHGPQEVMIGYSDSAKDAGTTAAAWAQYRAQESLVDICRRHEVELLLFHGRGGTVGRGGGPAHAAILSQPPGSVAGRFRTTEQGEMIRFKFGLPDIAEQNLSLYLAAVLEATLLPPPMPEPDWRDAMEQLAAEGVKAYRSVVRDHPQFVEYFRQATPEQELGRLPLGSRPSKRREGGVESLRAIPWIFAWTQTRLMLPAWLGWEQALRAALARGEGDRLRRMRQQWPFFSTRIDMLEMVLAKADAEIARRYDERLVSAPLRPLGDDLRDRLSQAVEAVLGLTGQTELLAHSPETLEAFSLRNTYLDPLHLMQTELLARSRQQSDPAESPLEQALLVSVAGIAAGLRNTG; encoded by the coding sequence ATGGCGAAGATCGACGCGCGCCTGCGCGAGAACGTTCATCTGCTCGGCGAACTGCTGGGCAATACCATTCGCGAGCAGCACGGCGATGCCTTCCTGGACAAGATCGAGCGTGTCCGCAAGGGGGCCAAGGGCGCGCGTCGGGGGTCGGTCGACGGGGCCAGGCTGTTGCAGGAGACACTCGACGGGCTGGCTGACGACGAGCTGCTGCCGATGACCCGCGCCTTCAACCAGTTCCTCAACCTGGCCAACATCGCCGAGCAATACCACCAGGTGCGCAGGCGTCGGCCCGGCGAGCCGGCGCCGTTCGAAACCGGCGTCCTGGGCGGCCTGCTCGAGCGGCTCAAGGGTGAAGGTTTCGGCCAGGAGTTTCTGGCCCGTCAGGTGGGGCGGCTGGATATCGAACTGGTGTTGACGGCGCACCCGACCGAGGTGTCGCGTCGCACGCTGATCCAGAAGTACGACGCCATCGCAGCGCAGCTGGCGGCGCGCGATCACACCGACCTCGGCACGGCTGAACTCGCGCGGATCGAACTGCGTCTGCAACGGCTGATCGCCGAGGCCTGGCACACCGAGGAGATTCGTCGCAGCCGACCGACGCCGGTGGAAGAAGCGAAGTGGGGCTTCGCCGTTATCGAAAACTCGCTCTGGCAAGCACTGCCGAACGTGCTGCGCCAGACCGATCAGGTGCTCCACCGCAGCACCGGTCTGCACCTGCCGCTGGATGCCGCGCCCATCCGATTCGCCTCCTGGATGGGGGGCGACCGCGACGGCAATCCCAACGTGACCGCGAAGGTGACGCGCGAGGTGCTGTTGTTGGCGCGCTGGGTCGCGGCGGACCTGTTCCTGCACGACGTCGACGGGCTGATCACCGCGCTGTCGATGCAGACCGCCAGCGACGAACTGCTGCGCCACACCGGCGAATCCGCCGAGCCCTACCGCGCGTTGCTCAAGGGCCTGCGTGAGCGCCTGCAGGCCACGCGAGACTGGGCCAGTGCGGCAGTCGAACAGGATCGGCCGGCGCCCCCTGCCGTGTTGCAGGACAACCGTGACCTGCGCGAACCGCTGGAGCTGTGCTACCACTCGCTGCACGCCTGCGGTATGGGCATGATTGCCGATGGCGCCTTGCTCGATAGTTTGCGCCGGGTGGCGGCATTCGGGCTGTTTCTGGTTCGTCTGGACATTCGTCAGGATTCGGCCCGGCATGTCGCGGCGCTGGCCGAGATCACCGACTATCTGGGTCTTGGACGCTACGAACAATGGGATGAGGCGCAGCGCCTGGACTTTCTACAGCGCGAGCTGAACAATCGCCGCCCATTGCTGCCGCCGCATTTCCAGCCATCGGCCGAGACCGCCGAAGTGCTGGCGACCTGCCGCGTGGTGGCCCAGGCGCCAGGCGCGTCATTGGGCTCCTACGTCATCTCCATGGCGCGCGGTGCCTCGGATGTGCTGGCCGTTCAATTGCTCCTCAAGGAGGCTGGCCTGCAGCGACCGATGCGCGTCGTGCCGCTGTTCGAGACGCTCGATGACCTGAACAATGCCGGTCCCACCCTCGAGCGGCTGCTGGGCTTGCCCGGCTATCGCCAACGGCTGCACGGCCCGCAGGAAGTGATGATCGGTTATTCGGACTCGGCCAAGGATGCCGGCACCACGGCGGCGGCATGGGCGCAGTATCGCGCCCAGGAAAGTCTTGTCGATATCTGCCGCAGGCACGAGGTCGAGTTGCTGCTGTTCCATGGTCGTGGAGGTACCGTCGGGCGTGGCGGCGGGCCGGCTCATGCTGCCATCCTTTCGCAGCCGCCGGGATCGGTAGCGGGGCGCTTCCGAACCACCGAGCAGGGCGAAATGATTCGCTTCAAGTTCGGCTTGCCGGACATCGCCGAACAGAACCTCAGCCTTTATCTGGCCGCCGTCCTGGAAGCGACGCTGTTGCCGCCGCCGATGCCTGAGCCCGACTGGCGCGACGCCATGGAGCAATTGGCCGCCGAAGGGGTCAAGGCATACCGCAGCGTGGTGCGCGACCACCCTCAGTTCGTCGAATATTTCCGTCAGGCCACGCCGGAACAGGAGCTTGGACGCCTGCCGTTGGGCAGCCGACCGTCCAAGCGCCGCGAGGGCGGTGTGGAGAGCTTGCGGGCAATTCCCTGGATATTCGCCTGGACGCAGACCCGCCTGATGCTGCCCGCCTGGTTGGGTTGGGAGCAGGCGCTGCGGGCAGCGCTGGCGCGCGGGGAGGGCGATCGCCTGCGGCGGATGAGACAACAGTGGCCGTTCTTCAGTACCCGCATCGATATGCTGGAGATGGTTCTGGCCAAGGCGGATGCGGAGATCGCCAGGCGCTACGACGAACGACTGGTCAGTGCACCATTGCGGCCCCTGGGAGACGATCTGCGTGACAGATTGTCGCAGGCCGTGGAGGCGGTGCTTGGGTTGACCGGGCAGACCGAACTGCTCGCGCACAGCCCCGAAACCCTTGAAGCATTCAGCCTGCGCAATACCTATCTCGATCCCTTGCATCTCATGCAGACCGAACTGCTGGCGCGCTCAAGGCAGCAGTCCGACCCCGCAGAAAGCCCTCTGGAACAAGCGCTGCTGGTCAGCGTCGCGGGCATCGCAGCCGGTTTGCGCAACACCGGCTGA
- the adk gene encoding adenylate kinase, translated as MRVILLGAPGAGKGTQARFITEKFAIPQISTGDMLRAAVKAGSPLGLQVKDVMDSGGLVSDEIIIALIQERLQQADCANGFLFDGFPRTIPQAEALRDAGVKLDHVLEIAVDDEEIVGRLSGRRVHPASGRVYHTEHNPPKVTGVDDLTGEELIQRKDDLEETVRHRLAVYHSQTKPLVAFYQNLEATEGTPKCSRVEGVGSVEDITAKVLAALS; from the coding sequence ATGCGCGTAATTCTGCTGGGAGCACCCGGTGCCGGAAAGGGCACGCAGGCACGCTTCATCACCGAGAAGTTCGCCATCCCGCAAATCTCCACTGGCGACATGTTGCGTGCAGCGGTCAAGGCCGGCTCGCCGCTGGGCTTGCAGGTCAAGGACGTGATGGACAGCGGTGGCCTGGTTTCCGACGAAATCATCATTGCTCTGATCCAGGAGCGTCTGCAGCAGGCCGACTGCGCCAACGGTTTCCTTTTCGATGGCTTTCCCCGCACCATCCCGCAAGCCGAAGCGCTACGCGATGCCGGCGTGAAGCTGGACCACGTGCTGGAAATCGCGGTGGACGATGAGGAAATCGTCGGGCGTCTGTCCGGTCGCCGTGTGCATCCGGCTTCTGGGCGCGTCTACCACACCGAGCACAACCCGCCGAAGGTGACGGGCGTCGATGACCTCACCGGTGAAGAGCTGATTCAGCGCAAGGACGATCTGGAAGAAACCGTTCGCCATCGTCTGGCCGTCTACCATTCGCAGACCAAGCCGCTGGTCGCCTTCTACCAGAACCTCGAAGCCACCGAGGGCACGCCCAAGTGCAGCCGCGTCGAAGGCGTCGGCTCGGTGGAAGACATCACAGCCAAGGTGCTGGCTGCGCTGAGCTGA
- the tsaB gene encoding tRNA (adenosine(37)-N6)-threonylcarbamoyltransferase complex dimerization subunit type 1 TsaB: protein MTTLLALDTATEACSVALLHEGRVLSHYEVIPRLHAQRLLPMIQTLLAEAGVALSAVDALAFGRGPGAFTGVRIAVGVVQGLAFALERPVLPVSTLATIAQRAHREQAAQQVAVAIDARMDEVYWGCYRAHDGEMQLAGIEAVLPPEQVTLPRDSAGDWLAAGTGWRYGERLAVRPAAVDAALLPHAEDLLHLAACGWQRGEAVEADQAQPVYLRDNVATPKAPR, encoded by the coding sequence ATGACCACGCTGCTGGCCCTGGATACCGCCACCGAAGCCTGCTCCGTCGCGCTGCTGCATGAAGGCCGCGTGCTGAGCCATTACGAGGTGATACCCCGCCTGCATGCGCAACGGCTGTTGCCCATGATCCAGACGTTGCTGGCCGAAGCGGGCGTCGCCCTGTCGGCCGTCGATGCGCTGGCGTTCGGTCGAGGCCCCGGCGCCTTTACCGGCGTGCGTATCGCCGTCGGCGTGGTGCAGGGGCTGGCGTTCGCGCTGGAGCGCCCGGTACTGCCGGTCTCGACCCTGGCGACCATTGCCCAGCGGGCCCATCGCGAACAGGCGGCCCAGCAGGTGGCCGTGGCCATCGATGCGCGCATGGATGAGGTCTACTGGGGTTGCTATCGCGCCCACGACGGTGAGATGCAATTGGCGGGCATCGAAGCCGTATTGCCACCGGAACAGGTCACGCTTCCGCGCGACAGCGCCGGGGACTGGCTTGCCGCCGGAACCGGGTGGCGCTATGGCGAGCGGCTTGCGGTACGGCCTGCGGCGGTTGACGCGGCGCTGCTGCCGCACGCCGAAGATCTGTTGCATCTGGCGGCTTGCGGCTGGCAGCGCGGGGAGGCGGTGGAGGCCGATCAGGCGCAGCCGGTGTACCTGAGGGACAACGTCGCCACGCCGAAGGCGCCCCGGTGA
- a CDS encoding DUF72 domain-containing protein, giving the protein MNLPYFLGCPSWNDAAWRGSLYAPGLPTTEFLARYCAVFNAVEGNTTLYAWPSAQKVERWARLMPEGFRFCAKLPREISQAADLREATDMILSFRSLLAPLGQRVSPFWLQLPATFGPARLGELVQLTDTLNRPLAVEVRHPAFFARGEEERALNRLLHERGVERICMDTRALFSCQTSDPAVLHAQSKKPRLPVRPAAFSDSPQLRFVGHPELEANDRFLAPWLAKVAGWIEAGKRPHVYLHTPDNRLAPELAMRFHEQLRQRLPGLPPLAMAPTQSASQLSLLSLERG; this is encoded by the coding sequence TTGAATCTTCCCTACTTTCTCGGCTGCCCCTCCTGGAATGACGCCGCCTGGCGCGGGTCGCTCTATGCGCCAGGTTTGCCGACGACCGAATTTCTTGCGCGTTATTGCGCGGTCTTCAATGCCGTCGAAGGCAACACCACCCTCTATGCCTGGCCGTCTGCACAAAAGGTCGAGCGCTGGGCGCGGCTGATGCCGGAAGGCTTTCGCTTCTGCGCCAAGCTGCCACGCGAGATCAGCCAGGCAGCGGATCTGCGGGAAGCAACCGATATGATCCTGTCGTTCCGGTCGCTGCTGGCCCCGCTGGGGCAGCGGGTCAGTCCGTTCTGGTTGCAACTGCCCGCGACCTTCGGCCCGGCTCGTCTCGGCGAGCTGGTGCAACTGACCGATACCCTGAACAGGCCGTTGGCGGTGGAGGTGCGTCACCCCGCGTTTTTCGCCAGAGGCGAGGAGGAGCGTGCGCTGAACCGCTTGCTGCACGAACGGGGCGTCGAGCGCATCTGCATGGACACCCGCGCGCTGTTCAGTTGCCAGACGAGCGATCCTGCCGTGCTCCATGCGCAGAGCAAGAAACCGCGACTGCCGGTACGACCGGCAGCGTTCAGCGATTCCCCGCAGCTGCGCTTCGTTGGGCATCCCGAACTGGAGGCGAACGACAGGTTCCTCGCGCCCTGGCTGGCCAAGGTCGCCGGCTGGATCGAGGCGGGCAAACGTCCGCATGTCTATTTGCATACGCCCGATAACAGGCTGGCGCCCGAACTGGCCATGCGTTTCCATGAGCAACTGCGGCAACGGCTGCCGGGCCTTCCGCCCCTGGCGATGGCGCCCACGCAGAGCGCGTCGCAACTGTCCTTGTTGAGCCTCGAACGCGGCTAG
- a CDS encoding extensin family protein: MTFGRFILLLLLAACGFVYAVWRGHVDVPPKWNPWAPLDIREAPNLLTSYKLQRLQNDRGLCEQALTTSDLDYVPVPDSTPQPGCPVVNAVRVTGSSVRFNGAFLATCPLAAAYALFERHGLQPAAQRVFGQPVARVDHFGSFACRNIARSDRRSQHASANALDLAGFGLQDGTRITVARDWNGENDKARFLREIKAAACDAFRITLSPEYNAAHHDHFHVDMGGFGVCR, translated from the coding sequence ATGACTTTCGGCCGTTTCATTCTCCTGTTGCTGCTCGCCGCGTGCGGGTTCGTTTACGCGGTCTGGCGCGGCCACGTCGACGTTCCGCCGAAGTGGAATCCCTGGGCGCCACTGGACATCCGCGAGGCGCCGAACCTGCTCACGTCCTACAAGCTGCAGCGTTTGCAAAATGATCGTGGGCTTTGCGAGCAGGCGCTGACGACCTCCGATCTCGACTACGTGCCGGTGCCTGACAGCACGCCGCAACCCGGCTGCCCCGTCGTGAACGCCGTGCGCGTCACCGGCTCGTCGGTGCGCTTCAACGGCGCGTTTCTCGCCACGTGCCCATTGGCCGCCGCCTATGCGTTGTTCGAACGGCACGGATTACAGCCTGCCGCGCAGCGGGTGTTTGGCCAACCCGTGGCGCGTGTCGATCACTTCGGCAGCTTCGCCTGTCGTAACATCGCGCGCAGCGACAGGCGCAGCCAGCACGCTTCGGCCAACGCCCTGGATTTGGCCGGGTTCGGGCTGCAGGACGGTACGCGCATTACCGTTGCGCGGGACTGGAACGGCGAGAACGACAAGGCACGCTTCCTGCGTGAGATCAAAGCGGCGGCGTGCGATGCCTTCAGGATCACGCTGAGTCCCGAATACAACGCCGCCCACCATGACCATTTTCATGTCGATATGGGCGGTTTCGGTGTCTGCCGCTGA
- a CDS encoding class I SAM-dependent methyltransferase — protein MTASSPLVRVEALAPQFAEQAGAWASRLALPLQADDAQFALQLGDQGLQLQLLGPQAPGPVRVDFVEGGAAHRRQFGGGSGQMIAKAVGLQPGVRPRVLDATAGLGRDAFVLATLGCEMVLFERQPLIAALLEDGLRRGTEDADVRPIVERMRLRHGNAIELMARWEGEPPQVIYLDPMFPHREKSALVKKEMRLFRPFVGDDLDAGALLEQALGLASHRVVVKRPRKAPAIDGPRPGYSLEGKSSRYDIYPKKKLSASQ, from the coding sequence ATGACTGCTTCATCCCCGCTGGTTCGTGTCGAGGCGCTGGCGCCTCAGTTCGCCGAGCAGGCTGGCGCCTGGGCCTCTCGGCTTGCCTTGCCGTTGCAGGCGGACGACGCGCAGTTCGCCTTGCAACTGGGCGACCAGGGCCTGCAGTTGCAACTGCTGGGCCCGCAAGCGCCGGGTCCGGTACGGGTGGATTTCGTCGAAGGCGGCGCTGCACATCGTCGTCAGTTCGGCGGTGGCAGCGGGCAAATGATTGCCAAGGCAGTCGGCCTCCAGCCCGGCGTCCGACCCCGCGTGCTGGATGCCACCGCCGGCCTCGGCCGGGATGCCTTCGTGCTGGCTACCCTGGGATGCGAGATGGTGCTGTTCGAGCGTCAACCGTTGATTGCCGCGCTGTTGGAGGACGGTCTGCGACGGGGAACCGAAGACGCCGACGTACGGCCGATCGTCGAGCGCATGCGGCTGCGACACGGCAACGCCATCGAGCTGATGGCCCGATGGGAGGGTGAGCCGCCGCAGGTGATCTATCTTGACCCCATGTTTCCGCACCGTGAAAAGAGCGCGCTGGTGAAAAAGGAAATGCGCCTGTTCCGGCCGTTCGTAGGAGATGACCTGGACGCGGGCGCGCTGCTCGAACAGGCGCTGGGACTGGCCAGCCACCGCGTGGTGGTGAAACGGCCGCGCAAGGCACCGGCGATCGACGGGCCCCGGCCTGGCTACAGCCTGGAGGGCAAGTCCAGCCGCTACGACATTTATCCGAAGAAGAAGCTGTCGGCCAGCCAGTGA
- a CDS encoding HPF/RaiA family ribosome-associated protein — translation MQIQVHSDNHIEGSARLVDWVSGNVADKLDRFDDEVTRVVVHLNDENGDKAGSHDKRCQIEARPKGQQPVSVTHKAASLELAVDGAIDKLNNALKHQFGKLRSKRASAPTPIEGETLEVEGRDALLEEDFLADEQLRSS, via the coding sequence ATGCAGATCCAAGTACATAGCGATAACCACATCGAAGGAAGCGCCCGTCTGGTGGACTGGGTCAGCGGCAATGTCGCCGACAAGCTGGATCGGTTCGACGACGAGGTCACCCGAGTCGTGGTGCACCTGAACGACGAGAACGGCGACAAGGCCGGCTCCCATGACAAACGATGCCAGATCGAGGCGCGGCCAAAAGGCCAGCAGCCAGTCTCCGTCACGCATAAGGCCGCATCCCTGGAGCTGGCCGTGGACGGCGCCATCGACAAGCTCAACAATGCGCTCAAGCATCAGTTCGGCAAATTGCGCAGCAAGCGCGCCTCGGCGCCGACGCCCATCGAAGGCGAAACCCTCGAAGTCGAAGGGCGCGATGCGTTGCTGGAAGAAGATTTCCTCGCAGACGAGCAACTGCGCAGCTCCTGA
- a CDS encoding DUF2789 domain-containing protein → MELPNKDMSTLFEQLGLPSDPNSIDEFIAEHAPLPNHVKLAEAPFWSDAQRAFLADEWIEDAEWVPIVDELNARLHEEQALS, encoded by the coding sequence ATGGAACTTCCCAACAAAGACATGAGTACCTTGTTCGAACAGCTGGGCCTGCCGTCGGACCCGAACAGCATCGACGAATTCATCGCCGAACATGCGCCGCTACCCAATCACGTCAAGCTTGCCGAAGCGCCGTTCTGGAGCGATGCGCAGCGTGCTTTCCTCGCCGATGAATGGATCGAGGACGCCGAATGGGTCCCGATCGTCGACGAACTCAACGCCCGGCTACACGAAGAACAGGCACTGTCCTGA
- a CDS encoding catalase: MTEERNTLTTRQGHPVSDNQSLRSVGERGPATLENYQFIEKITHFDRERIPERVVHARGTAAHGWFEPYGTIGDEPASKYTRAKVLTRTGVRTPVFLRFSTVIGAKESPETARDPRGFAIKFYTEDGNWDLVGNNLKVFFIRDAIKFPDMIHAFKPDPVTNRQEPWRFYDFVQHHPEALHMVTWVKSPWGIPANYRHMQGSSVNTYKLVNDKGEAVLCKFSFEPKLGVKNLTAQQAAEIQMKDVGHATRDLYDAIERGEYPEWEMAVQIMSDDPHEELDFDPLDDTKRWPEDQFPLLPVGRLVLDRNPSNVFAETEQAAFGTGVLVDGIDFSDDKMLQGRTLSYSDTQRYRVGANYLQLAINAPRRQVATNQRDGQMAHFVDTGGENPHVNYEPSSMGGLREAPKPKPDYHQWVEGHLGRYQTTKAAADYHQAGDRYRSFEEWEREDLIANITADLKECPEHICLRMIWHFWHCDPDYGQRLADGVGVDIEKAKALPPLEGRAAPGENLAGPTYSSGEAESGDTHHATQPGIGR, translated from the coding sequence ATGACCGAAGAACGAAACACACTTACGACCCGGCAGGGTCATCCCGTGAGCGACAACCAGAGCCTGCGCAGTGTTGGAGAGCGCGGCCCGGCGACGCTTGAGAACTACCAGTTCATCGAAAAAATCACCCATTTCGATCGGGAACGCATCCCCGAGCGCGTCGTACATGCCCGTGGTACCGCAGCCCATGGCTGGTTCGAGCCCTACGGCACCATCGGCGACGAGCCCGCGAGTAAATACACCCGCGCCAAGGTGCTGACCCGGACGGGTGTGCGCACGCCCGTCTTCCTGCGGTTTTCCACGGTGATCGGTGCCAAGGAGTCGCCTGAAACCGCCCGCGACCCCCGTGGTTTCGCCATCAAGTTCTATACCGAAGATGGCAACTGGGACCTGGTGGGTAACAACCTGAAGGTGTTTTTCATCCGCGACGCAATCAAGTTTCCCGACATGATCCATGCGTTCAAGCCAGACCCTGTGACCAATAGGCAAGAGCCCTGGCGCTTTTACGATTTCGTCCAACATCATCCCGAAGCGTTGCACATGGTGACCTGGGTGAAGAGCCCTTGGGGCATTCCGGCGAATTACCGGCACATGCAGGGCTCCAGCGTGAACACCTACAAACTGGTCAACGACAAGGGCGAGGCCGTGCTCTGCAAGTTCTCCTTCGAGCCCAAGCTGGGGGTGAAGAACCTTACCGCTCAGCAGGCCGCCGAGATCCAGATGAAAGATGTCGGTCACGCCACGCGAGATCTTTACGATGCGATCGAGCGGGGCGAATACCCGGAATGGGAGATGGCGGTGCAGATCATGTCCGATGATCCGCATGAGGAACTCGACTTCGATCCGTTGGACGACACCAAACGCTGGCCGGAAGACCAGTTCCCACTGTTGCCGGTGGGTCGTCTGGTGCTCGACCGCAACCCGTCGAATGTCTTCGCCGAAACCGAACAGGCCGCCTTCGGTACGGGCGTGCTGGTCGACGGCATCGACTTCTCCGATGACAAGATGCTGCAAGGGCGCACGCTGTCCTACTCCGACACTCAGCGCTACCGTGTCGGTGCCAACTACCTGCAACTGGCGATCAACGCGCCCCGCCGTCAGGTGGCCACCAATCAGCGCGATGGGCAGATGGCGCACTTCGTCGACACCGGCGGCGAAAACCCGCATGTCAACTACGAGCCCAGTTCGATGGGCGGGCTGCGTGAAGCGCCCAAGCCCAAGCCGGATTATCACCAATGGGTCGAAGGCCACCTTGGCCGCTACCAGACCACCAAGGCTGCGGCGGACTATCACCAGGCTGGCGATCGCTATCGCAGTTTCGAGGAATGGGAGCGCGAGGACCTGATCGCCAACATTACCGCCGACCTCAAGGAGTGTCCGGAGCATATCTGCCTGCGGATGATCTGGCACTTCTGGCATTGCGATCCGGACTACGGACAACGTCTGGCCGACGGCGTGGGCGTGGATATCGAGAAAGCCAAGGCGCTGCCGCCGCTCGAGGGGCGCGCCGCGCCGGGTGAAAATCTGGCCGGGCCAACCTACAGCAGCGGCGAAGCGGAAAGCGGCGATACCCACCACGCCACCCAGCCCGGCATCGGGCGCTAG
- a CDS encoding inositol monophosphatase family protein — protein sequence MNRDPSAASALDIAARYDCARSLAREAARLGMDYYLKRDVLTVEHKGDDLQDVVSIADKQIEAFIRARLAERFPEDGFLGEESGSAGLGARCVWVIDPIDGTACFVNGLHNWCVSIGLLIDGEPHLGAIADPNHNELFHGCLGQGAFVNDVPMKVSGATHVAQGVTATGTFHPRGKEHFIPFLEKLLADGGMFFRNGSGALMTAYVAAGRLLGYYETELKSWDCLAGLVMVKEAGGCVNDFLRNDGLLRGNPYLVACPGVYRQLAEMIGPSLDS from the coding sequence ATGAATCGCGACCCATCGGCCGCCAGCGCTCTCGACATCGCGGCCCGTTATGACTGTGCCAGATCCCTCGCGCGCGAGGCCGCACGGCTCGGCATGGACTACTACCTCAAGCGCGACGTGCTGACGGTCGAACACAAGGGCGACGATCTGCAGGACGTGGTGAGCATCGCGGACAAGCAGATCGAAGCATTCATACGCGCCCGGCTGGCCGAGCGATTCCCCGAGGATGGTTTTCTCGGGGAGGAAAGTGGTTCAGCCGGGCTTGGTGCTCGCTGCGTATGGGTGATCGATCCCATCGATGGCACGGCCTGCTTCGTCAACGGCCTGCATAACTGGTGCGTGTCCATCGGCCTGCTGATCGACGGCGAACCGCACTTGGGCGCCATCGCCGATCCCAACCATAACGAGCTGTTCCATGGCTGCCTGGGCCAGGGCGCGTTCGTCAACGACGTGCCTATGAAGGTCAGCGGCGCCACGCATGTGGCGCAGGGCGTCACCGCCACCGGCACCTTTCATCCACGTGGCAAGGAGCACTTCATTCCCTTCCTGGAAAAGCTGCTGGCCGATGGCGGCATGTTCTTTCGCAATGGCTCCGGCGCATTGATGACCGCCTATGTGGCGGCCGGACGCTTGCTGGGCTATTACGAGACCGAGTTGAAAAGTTGGGATTGCCTGGCGGGGCTGGTCATGGTCAAGGAAGCGGGCGGCTGCGTAAACGACTTCCTGCGTAACGACGGATTGCTACGGGGCAATCCCTATCTGGTCGCCTGCCCGGGCGTCTACCGGCAATTGGCGGAAATGATCGGCCCTTCGCTGGACAGTTGA